The following proteins come from a genomic window of Methanosarcina sp. MTP4:
- a CDS encoding phosphocholine cytidylyltransferase family protein, translating into MNVNHCNRDDGVITTALLLAAGKGSRLYPLTRDTPKCLTIVHKVSILERLVINLKNQGFKRLVVVTGFQEKCIRDFLGTRAGGMKIEYIFSPLYETTNNIYSLWMARKIINEPFLLVESDLVFDVSLLDDMCFPDRIAVAHMQPWMNGSTVTIDQSQDVKKFQCGTLKPFDEIRYKTVNIYSFSLSSWHSITKRLDQYISAGRVNDYYETVFAEMVADGSLSLKTVSFDSKRWYEIDTVKDLAEAEKLFSADKSKTIIPNNITPHSSGISKSFFQQTKRKEKDTITRSISGLRSFPPSNSLKLKPILKAKTPKTEVPPKNK; encoded by the coding sequence ATGAATGTGAACCACTGCAATCGTGATGATGGAGTTATAACTACAGCATTACTATTGGCAGCTGGTAAGGGTAGTCGTCTTTATCCTTTAACACGCGACACACCAAAATGTCTTACAATAGTTCATAAAGTATCCATACTTGAACGACTTGTCATCAATTTGAAAAATCAAGGCTTCAAACGTCTTGTTGTGGTCACAGGGTTCCAGGAAAAATGTATTCGTGATTTTCTGGGAACGCGGGCTGGCGGAATGAAAATCGAATATATTTTCAGCCCCCTTTATGAGACCACCAATAACATATATTCGCTCTGGATGGCCCGTAAAATTATTAATGAACCGTTTCTCCTGGTTGAAAGTGATCTTGTTTTTGACGTATCTCTTCTGGATGACATGTGTTTTCCTGACAGAATTGCCGTTGCACACATGCAGCCGTGGATGAATGGTTCCACTGTCACAATCGATCAATCCCAGGATGTTAAGAAGTTCCAATGCGGTACTCTCAAGCCTTTTGATGAGATCAGATACAAGACTGTTAATATTTACAGTTTTTCGCTTTCTTCATGGCATAGTATTACAAAAAGACTGGACCAGTACATTTCAGCCGGCAGAGTAAACGACTATTATGAAACCGTATTTGCGGAAATGGTGGCTGATGGTAGTCTCTCTCTTAAAACCGTCTCTTTTGACAGCAAGCGATGGTATGAAATAGACACAGTTAAGGATCTGGCAGAGGCTGAGAAACTATTTTCGGCGGACAAATCAAAAACAATAATTCCTAACAATATCACGCCGCATAGCTCTGGAATATCAAAGTCGTTTTTTCAACAAACAAAAAGAAAGGAGAAGGATACGATTACTCGTTCAATTTCCGGTTTGAGGTCATTCCCTCCGTCCAATTCTTTAAAATTAAAGCCAATTCTTAAGGCTAAGACTCCAAAAACAGAAGTGCCACCTAAAAACAAATAA
- a CDS encoding ATP-binding protein, whose product MALPVNVHELITGLTVEWERLEFKGSWNPESILHSMCAFANDINNWGGGYIIVGIEEKDGRPILPPAGLDLGQIDAYQKKLLELCHLMTPNYFPVAVPEVFQKKHILIIWCAGGDTRPYRAPRTLGKKSESVYYVRRFSSTVRASSSEDQQLFKLAAKVPFDDRINQNADLEDMNFTLIKAFLKEVGSDLYKTADSISFKGLCLQMQIARGPPEYLKPVNAGLLFFNENPDRLFNGTRIEIVEYYDEIGDRFTEKIFTGPLHIQLKNALQYLKNLVLKEEVRKVPDRAEALRYFNYPYRALEEALANAVYHKSYEERSPIEVNVRLDRIEILSFPGPVPPVNNEKLKKPRVAARNYRNRRIGDFLKELHLTEGRSTGIPKIRQAMKRNGSPPPIFETDDDLNYFLTTLPIHPAFISQPLADRTAEARSAYLPDERSLEILEFCIKPRKRSEIMEHIGLTNQTKNVRTSIKPLLDQGYLSYTIPTRPKDRNQRYRTTERGAKLLDVFYEEKPEHVSSS is encoded by the coding sequence GGCTCACAGTCGAATGGGAAAGGCTGGAATTCAAAGGATCCTGGAATCCCGAGTCCATTCTTCACTCGATGTGTGCTTTTGCAAACGACATCAACAACTGGGGAGGGGGCTACATCATTGTCGGAATCGAGGAAAAGGACGGAAGGCCGATCCTTCCACCCGCAGGCCTTGATCTCGGCCAGATTGATGCATACCAGAAAAAGCTTCTCGAACTCTGCCACCTGATGACCCCAAATTACTTCCCGGTAGCTGTGCCCGAGGTATTCCAGAAAAAACACATTCTTATAATCTGGTGTGCGGGTGGGGATACACGGCCGTACAGGGCACCCAGAACTCTCGGCAAGAAATCCGAATCCGTATATTACGTCCGGCGCTTTTCCTCTACGGTCCGTGCCAGTTCCTCCGAGGACCAGCAGCTATTCAAACTTGCTGCCAAAGTACCCTTTGACGACCGGATAAACCAGAACGCTGACCTGGAAGACATGAATTTTACCCTTATCAAAGCCTTTTTGAAAGAGGTCGGAAGCGACCTCTATAAAACCGCAGATTCCATATCCTTCAAAGGCCTCTGTCTTCAGATGCAGATAGCAAGGGGACCTCCCGAATACCTTAAACCTGTAAACGCAGGCCTGCTCTTCTTCAACGAAAACCCGGACAGGCTGTTCAACGGGACCAGAATAGAAATCGTCGAGTACTACGATGAAATAGGAGACCGCTTCACGGAAAAAATCTTCACGGGACCCCTCCACATCCAGCTCAAAAACGCCCTCCAGTATTTGAAAAATCTGGTCCTGAAAGAAGAGGTAAGGAAAGTCCCGGACCGGGCAGAAGCCCTCAGATATTTCAACTATCCTTACAGAGCCCTTGAAGAAGCCCTCGCAAACGCCGTCTATCACAAAAGTTACGAAGAAAGGAGCCCTATCGAAGTAAACGTCCGCCTGGACAGAATCGAGATCCTCTCCTTCCCCGGTCCCGTCCCTCCCGTAAACAACGAAAAACTAAAAAAGCCCAGGGTAGCTGCCCGCAACTACCGCAACCGCAGGATAGGGGATTTCCTGAAAGAACTGCACCTTACCGAGGGCAGGAGCACCGGCATCCCCAAGATCCGCCAGGCAATGAAAAGAAACGGCTCTCCACCCCCCATCTTCGAAACCGACGACGACCTCAACTATTTCCTGACGACCCTCCCAATCCACCCCGCGTTCATCAGCCAGCCCCTGGCCGACAGGACTGCCGAAGCCAGATCCGCATACCTGCCCGATGAAAGGTCCCTGGAAATCCTGGAATTCTGCATTAAGCCCAGGAAAAGATCGGAAATAATGGAGCACATCGGACTCACCAACCAGACCAAGAACGTCAGGACATCAATAAAGCCCCTGCTTGACCAGGGATACCTTTCATACACGATTCCCACCAGGCCGAAGGATAGAAACCAGAGGTACCGGACTACGGAGAGAGGAGCAAAGTTGCTTGACGTGTTCTATGAAGAAAAACCGGAACATGTGAGCAGCAGCTAA
- a CDS encoding MoaD/ThiS family protein, whose amino-acid sequence MIMKVKFLDSVQEITEQPEIEVKIRKGDTVCTVLWALAYHYGHDFYAVTVGDESEYPKIRVLLNGRDIEEYSSCLEADVKSGDILELRERN is encoded by the coding sequence ATGATAATGAAAGTAAAGTTTCTTGACTCGGTGCAGGAAATCACAGAACAGCCGGAAATTGAAGTCAAGATCCGGAAAGGGGATACCGTATGTACGGTCCTGTGGGCTCTTGCCTACCATTACGGGCATGATTTTTATGCAGTGACCGTCGGAGACGAAAGCGAATACCCAAAAATCAGGGTTCTGCTGAACGGCAGGGATATAGAAGAATACTCCAGCTGCCTGGAAGCCGACGTGAAAAGCGGGGACATACTTGAGCTGCGGGAACGGAATTGA
- a CDS encoding histidinol-phosphate transaminase, producing the protein MMQYNYKTQTEKYEFVSGQHGGYYHHNFIDHAYLYNLYFPPEAVFTNFKNQIHDIVLNYPIAQDALAGLIGNLIHQPAERIVVGNGAAELIKIISGHVSSKLIVPVPSFNEYANAAPAGRVVEFPLEFPSFQLDVDKFAAEAIRVKADVAVVVTPNNPTSILVPKSDLINLAQKLANHDCMLIVDESFMDFVHNPDQTSLEHEIERYPNVAIIKSMSKAYGICGLRIGYMLTANSAFAEAVRKGVHIWNINGFAEEFLRILPDYRQEFVESCKQVRIDRDNLYKNLCAIQGMTVYKPDANFVFCRLPDYAQSGPEITRQLFIEHNMYIKHCQDKTLPDSSRYVRIASRTETENCKLVEALADIIDLNKTEVSR; encoded by the coding sequence ATGATGCAGTATAACTATAAGACTCAAACTGAAAAATACGAATTCGTTTCCGGACAGCATGGTGGTTACTATCATCATAATTTCATAGACCATGCTTATCTTTACAATCTATATTTCCCGCCAGAGGCAGTTTTTACAAACTTTAAAAATCAAATTCACGACATTGTCCTTAATTACCCGATTGCACAGGATGCTCTTGCCGGCCTTATCGGTAATCTGATCCATCAACCTGCTGAAAGAATCGTTGTGGGAAACGGCGCTGCCGAACTTATCAAAATTATATCCGGCCACGTATCCAGCAAGTTGATCGTTCCAGTGCCCTCTTTTAATGAATATGCTAATGCAGCACCGGCAGGCCGGGTAGTTGAATTCCCCCTTGAATTTCCATCTTTTCAATTGGATGTAGATAAGTTTGCTGCTGAAGCGATCAGGGTTAAAGCAGATGTTGCTGTTGTGGTAACACCTAATAATCCAACATCTATACTGGTTCCTAAGTCCGATCTAATAAATCTTGCACAAAAACTTGCAAATCATGATTGCATGCTGATCGTCGATGAATCCTTCATGGATTTTGTACATAACCCGGATCAAACAAGCCTGGAACATGAAATCGAACGTTACCCAAATGTGGCAATCATTAAAAGCATGAGCAAAGCCTATGGCATCTGCGGTCTCAGGATAGGTTATATGCTAACTGCAAATTCAGCATTTGCTGAAGCTGTAAGGAAAGGCGTACATATCTGGAATATTAACGGATTTGCCGAAGAGTTTCTTCGGATTTTGCCCGATTACAGACAGGAGTTTGTCGAAAGCTGTAAACAGGTACGGATCGACAGGGACAATCTGTATAAAAACCTGTGTGCTATCCAGGGAATGACTGTTTACAAACCTGATGCAAACTTTGTTTTCTGCCGCCTCCCGGATTATGCACAAAGTGGCCCTGAAATCACGCGGCAATTGTTTATTGAGCATAACATGTACATAAAACACTGCCAGGACAAAACTCTACCTGATTCTAGCCGTTATGTTCGTATTGCCAGCCGTACTGAAACAGAAAATTGCAAATTAGTTGAAGCATTGGCAGATATCATTGACTTGAATAAAACGGAAGTATCCAGATGA
- a CDS encoding MAE_28990/MAE_18760 family HEPN-like nuclease, whose translation MSSFNSHSSTEFYRINASYIHFLDQIEEVNSLLDYASKMNTENFRIIWSVASRSAIIMSSGFLEKYLKESFMEFIEQINNMNLPTKYIDEKLLITNKRKTLQVLKLINEQKLNSDYEKIVKIYASSFENCEYKPIFVKESFSITNSNPGKDTIRTMFIDIGIRNIFSRDTFNDLDYVGGVETKLEEFIGLRNSFAHGGSGTTIPSISDAQDQIEFLKKFVYALNKTLDDEILNIELKFHRDYFKTLPNFYEI comes from the coding sequence ATGAGCTCTTTTAATTCTCATAGTTCCACTGAATTTTATAGAATAAATGCCTCCTATATTCATTTTTTGGACCAAATTGAAGAGGTAAATTCTCTGCTAGATTACGCTAGTAAAATGAATACTGAAAATTTTAGAATAATTTGGTCCGTGGCTTCAAGAAGTGCAATCATAATGAGTAGTGGATTTCTCGAGAAATACCTTAAAGAGTCTTTTATGGAATTTATTGAGCAAATTAATAATATGAATCTTCCAACTAAATATATTGATGAAAAACTTTTGATTACAAATAAAAGGAAAACATTACAGGTTCTAAAATTAATTAATGAACAAAAATTGAATTCAGATTATGAAAAGATAGTTAAGATTTACGCTTCGTCTTTTGAAAATTGCGAATATAAACCAATTTTTGTCAAAGAGTCTTTCTCAATCACAAATTCTAATCCTGGTAAAGATACAATTAGAACAATGTTTATTGACATAGGTATTCGTAATATATTTAGCCGTGATACTTTTAATGACTTGGATTATGTGGGGGGTGTTGAAACAAAATTGGAAGAATTCATCGGTTTAAGAAATTCATTTGCTCATGGCGGGTCAGGTACAACCATTCCTTCTATAAGTGATGCACAAGATCAGATTGAGTTCTTGAAAAAATTTGTTTACGCATTAAATAAAACCCTTGATGACGAGATTCTTAATATTGAACTGAAATTCCATCGAGATTACTTTAAAACTCTGCCTAATTTTTATGAAATTTGA
- a CDS encoding LL-diaminopimelate aminotransferase, translating to MYSDRINALPPYLFAAIDEAKAEAKAKGVDVIDLGIGDPDLPTHPHIVEAMCEAVRDPRTHSYPSHNGLYEFRKSAADWCEKYKGVKLDPDSEVLALIGSKEAVAHIPLAFVNPGDVVLYTDPGYPVYKIGAEFAGGDPYPLPLKVENDFLPDLDSIPADVLQKAKLFFFNYPNNPTSAVADMAFFEKVAAFCKEHDIIAVHDNAYCQMVYDGYESPSFLAAKGAMDIGIELYSHSKTYNMTGWRVGFAVGNKDLVKGLDKVKSNIDSGTFEAVQLAGAAAMNESQACVDDTNKIYTERRDTLIEGLKAMGLEAKPPKATFYIWAPVPAGFTSMEFSKVLLEEAGIVATPGVGFGDAGEGFIRFALTQPVPRLQEAVERMKKLQF from the coding sequence ATGTATTCCGACCGAATCAACGCATTACCCCCATACCTTTTTGCAGCGATCGATGAAGCAAAAGCCGAAGCTAAGGCTAAGGGAGTCGACGTGATCGACCTTGGGATAGGAGACCCGGACCTGCCCACCCATCCGCATATTGTGGAGGCTATGTGCGAGGCTGTCAGGGACCCGAGGACGCACAGTTATCCGTCCCACAACGGGCTTTATGAGTTCAGGAAGTCTGCGGCTGACTGGTGCGAGAAGTATAAGGGCGTTAAGCTCGACCCGGACAGCGAGGTCCTGGCCCTGATCGGGTCCAAGGAGGCTGTGGCACATATCCCGCTTGCTTTTGTCAACCCCGGAGATGTCGTGCTCTATACCGACCCCGGCTATCCTGTCTATAAGATAGGGGCCGAGTTTGCGGGCGGAGATCCGTACCCGCTGCCCCTGAAGGTTGAAAACGACTTTTTGCCTGACCTTGACTCCATCCCGGCAGATGTCCTTCAAAAGGCAAAGCTCTTCTTCTTCAACTACCCGAACAACCCGACCTCGGCTGTTGCGGATATGGCTTTCTTTGAGAAGGTCGCAGCGTTCTGTAAGGAGCACGACATCATTGCCGTGCACGACAACGCCTACTGCCAGATGGTCTACGACGGCTATGAATCCCCTTCCTTCCTGGCTGCAAAAGGCGCAATGGACATAGGGATCGAACTCTACTCCCACTCCAAGACCTACAACATGACCGGCTGGAGGGTCGGCTTTGCTGTCGGGAACAAAGACCTGGTCAAGGGCCTGGACAAAGTCAAGTCCAACATCGACTCCGGAACCTTTGAAGCCGTACAGCTCGCAGGCGCAGCAGCCATGAACGAGTCCCAGGCATGTGTGGACGACACGAACAAAATCTACACCGAACGCAGGGACACCCTGATCGAAGGGCTCAAAGCCATGGGCCTTGAAGCAAAACCGCCCAAAGCCACCTTCTATATATGGGCCCCCGTCCCCGCAGGCTTTACCTCCATGGAATTCTCAAAGGTCCTCCTTGAGGAAGCCGGAATCGTAGCAACTCCGGGCGTCGGCTTCGGAGACGCAGGCGAGGGCTTCATCAGGTTCGCACTCACCCAGCCCGTACCCAGGCTTCAGGAAGCTGTCGAGCGGATGAAGAAGCTGCAGTTCTGA
- a CDS encoding DUF262 domain-containing protein codes for MEEDEEIEAIEDEDFVITEKYKEEQKRLVSQKMDLYIPSLKDMLKNKVIDLEPKFQRRDRWNVKQQSKLIESIIMAVPIPPIFLAEEEYNTYSVMDGKQRLTAINMYLTDKFALSGLTFWGELNGKKFSQLNQTIRNAIERRSISAVVLLNESDLDIKFDVFERINTGGENLTPQEVRNCIHRGKFNDLLVELSELNYFRECLGLPTSFDKLKKIKIYQRMDDVQLVLRFFLLQDYEKVTGNLKTSMNKYMEQKNSNVTDKELEDNRISFTETVDKVYSIYGNQAFRKWDTSKSEWTTISAPFYDAIMYSFSKVSKDSIKGKEDQIISGTKLLFEDTDFVESIRKGTNSLEANRTRIQKFLDMLSSVV; via the coding sequence ATGGAAGAAGATGAAGAAATTGAAGCTATTGAAGATGAAGATTTTGTCATCACAGAGAAGTACAAGGAAGAACAAAAAAGGCTCGTTAGTCAAAAGATGGACCTGTACATACCAAGCTTAAAAGACATGTTGAAAAACAAAGTGATAGATCTTGAGCCTAAGTTTCAAAGACGAGATCGTTGGAATGTGAAACAACAATCCAAGCTTATTGAATCTATAATAATGGCTGTTCCAATTCCTCCAATATTTCTTGCAGAAGAAGAATATAATACTTACTCAGTTATGGATGGTAAGCAGAGACTAACTGCAATTAACATGTATTTAACTGATAAATTTGCACTATCTGGTCTTACATTTTGGGGGGAGCTTAATGGGAAAAAATTTAGTCAATTGAATCAAACTATAAGAAATGCTATTGAAAGACGTTCGATCTCTGCCGTTGTTTTGCTAAATGAATCTGACTTAGATATAAAGTTTGATGTTTTCGAAAGAATTAATACTGGAGGAGAAAACCTAACTCCACAAGAGGTCAGAAATTGCATTCATCGTGGAAAATTTAATGATCTCTTGGTCGAACTTTCAGAGCTAAACTATTTTCGAGAATGTTTAGGGCTTCCAACGTCTTTTGACAAGCTTAAGAAGATTAAAATATATCAAAGGATGGACGATGTCCAATTAGTTTTAAGATTCTTTTTGCTCCAAGATTATGAAAAAGTTACTGGAAATTTAAAAACATCCATGAATAAATATATGGAACAAAAAAATTCTAATGTCACAGACAAGGAACTTGAAGATAATAGAATTTCATTCACGGAAACTGTCGATAAAGTGTATAGCATTTATGGAAATCAAGCTTTCAGAAAATGGGACACTTCTAAAAGTGAATGGACCACAATTTCGGCCCCATTTTACGATGCTATTATGTATAGTTTTTCAAAAGTAAGTAAGGATTCAATAAAAGGAAAAGAAGACCAGATAATAAGTGGAACTAAATTATTGTTTGAAGATACTGATTTTGTTGAATCAATTAGAAAAGGAACAAATAGCTTAGAGGCAAACAGAACAAGAATCCAAAAATTTTTGGACATGCTTTCATCAGTAGTGTGA
- a CDS encoding UPF0280 family protein: protein MPEPAKAPEKGSVKSTIKEHFQLKETIVTIAADEQAHIEAAKEAIRFHRAALENYILSDPFFKLTLEPHTYPPDAPEIVRRMVEAGNSMGIGPMSAVAGTVSALAVEAMVETGASYAIVDNGGDIAMINDRPVVVGIYAGQSSIRNLGFVFEPRDSVTGVCTSAGTVGPSISFGMADAAVVFSEDVSLADSAATALGNAVNPGKEAVEKAFDVVKEISGVRGAVVVQGEYIGMWGEVPKITRADVRYECITKA from the coding sequence ATGCCAGAACCCGCTAAAGCGCCCGAAAAAGGATCTGTAAAGTCCACTATCAAAGAGCATTTCCAGCTTAAGGAGACCATCGTCACAATCGCAGCTGACGAGCAAGCCCACATCGAAGCTGCAAAAGAAGCAATCCGTTTTCACCGCGCAGCCCTTGAGAACTACATCCTCTCAGACCCTTTTTTCAAGCTCACCCTTGAACCCCATACCTATCCTCCCGACGCCCCGGAAATCGTCCGGCGGATGGTTGAAGCCGGGAATTCCATGGGAATAGGGCCCATGAGTGCGGTTGCAGGCACGGTCTCGGCTCTTGCCGTGGAAGCCATGGTCGAAACCGGAGCTTCGTATGCGATTGTGGACAACGGCGGAGACATTGCTATGATCAACGACAGGCCTGTAGTTGTGGGAATTTATGCGGGACAGTCCTCCATCAGGAACCTGGGCTTCGTCTTCGAGCCCCGGGACTCGGTCACCGGGGTCTGTACCTCAGCCGGGACCGTGGGGCCTTCAATCAGCTTCGGGATGGCAGACGCTGCTGTAGTGTTTTCCGAGGATGTTTCCCTGGCAGATTCGGCTGCAACGGCTCTCGGGAATGCCGTGAATCCGGGGAAAGAAGCTGTAGAGAAGGCTTTTGACGTGGTTAAAGAAATTTCCGGAGTCAGGGGGGCGGTCGTGGTCCAGGGAGAGTACATCGGAATGTGGGGAGAGGTGCCGAAAA
- a CDS encoding phosphatidylcholine/phosphatidylserine synthase: MKDSQHQQSHKTGMLTFARDLPNICSLAGLLCAVLSIYYAILGNFPVAIIGMVWAVFFDWGDGIIARRMKGRTDEYRAIGGQLDSLIDIVSFGICPAVFLLSYGEFSPWFLPGAFVIVAASAIRLSYFNVFGLVDDSTYMGLALDNNVIILAFVFLFNGLFGHTIFSVIIYTMFMCMAVFNLAPIRTPKFNGRWFYALGVYVTGLTAIYSWILWGKYP, encoded by the coding sequence ATGAAAGATTCGCAACATCAACAATCACATAAGACAGGAATGCTTACTTTTGCCAGAGACCTTCCAAATATCTGTTCGCTTGCAGGGCTATTATGTGCGGTCCTTAGTATATACTATGCTATATTAGGCAATTTTCCGGTTGCGATAATTGGAATGGTTTGGGCTGTTTTTTTTGACTGGGGGGACGGAATCATTGCCCGTCGGATGAAGGGGCGAACTGATGAATATCGAGCTATCGGGGGACAGCTTGATTCATTGATAGATATTGTAAGTTTTGGAATTTGCCCCGCTGTATTTCTCTTGAGCTATGGAGAATTCAGTCCATGGTTCTTACCTGGAGCATTCGTGATTGTCGCTGCCAGTGCAATACGCTTGAGTTATTTCAATGTTTTCGGCCTGGTCGATGATTCGACATACATGGGATTGGCACTTGACAACAATGTCATTATTCTTGCTTTTGTCTTTCTGTTTAACGGTTTATTCGGCCATACAATTTTTTCAGTCATTATATATACAATGTTTATGTGTATGGCTGTCTTTAATTTAGCACCGATCCGAACGCCCAAGTTTAACGGAAGGTGGTTTTATGCTCTCGGGGTTTATGTCACGGGATTAACAGCCATCTATAGCTGGATACTGTGGGGCAAGTATCCGTAA